In one window of Nicotiana tabacum cultivar K326 chromosome 12, ASM71507v2, whole genome shotgun sequence DNA:
- the LOC107790793 gene encoding thaumatin-like protein 1b: MAHVKVLCLFPLFLTVTHLFITGVHSSATFTMVNKCQQTIWPGLLSNAGIAPLSTTGFVLQKGESKTINVPSSWGGRFWARTHCTEDSTGKFTCATGDCGSGKLECNGGNAAPPATLAEFTLDGSGGMDFFDVSLVDGYNLPMLVVPQGGSGNNCTSTGCVVDLNGACPSELKVTSVGGENVACKSACEAFRQDEYCCAGAYNSPNICKPSSYSMLFKKACPSAYSFAYDDKTSTFTCTGANYLITFCPSPNTSQKSSSTGGQNQNEEPEDNNQSNNNVPSTINGSMVYDGAWDISSASSSTCAHVFRSPAMAGSIVMLTAICQLRHLF; this comes from the exons ATGGCGCATGTGAAAGTACTCTGTTTGTTTCCTCTGTTTTTAACGGTTACACATCTCTTTATCACAG GTGTACATTCATCTGCAACATTTACAATGGTAAATAAATGCCAGCAAACAATATGGCCTGGATTATTATCCAACGCTGGAATTGCTCCACTTTCTACGACCGGATTTGTTCTACAAAAAGGCGAATCAAAGACTATTAATGTACCCTCTTCATGGGGTGGTCGATTTTGGGCTCGTACACATTGTACAGAAGATTCCACCGGAAAATTCACCTGCGCCACCGGCGATTGCGGCTCCGGTAAGCTGGAATGCAACGGCGGAAACGCTGCTCCGCCGGCTACACTAGCGGAATTCACCCTCGACGGTTCCGGCGGAATGGATTTCTTCGACGTGAGTCTCGTCGATGGGTACAACTTGCCAATGCTTGTGGTACCACAAGGTGGTTCTGGTAACAACTGTACAAGCACGGGATGCGTGGTGGATTTGAACGGCGCGTGTCCGTCTGAGCTGAAAGTGACGAGCGTGGGAGGTGAGAACGTCGCTTGTAAGAGCGCGTGTGAAGCTTTCCGGCAAGATGAATACTGTTGCGCCGGCGCGTATAATAGTCCCAACATCTGTAAACCGTCGTCGTATTCGATGTTGTTTAAGAAAGCTTGTCCGAGTGCATACAGTTTTGCTTACGATGATAAGACAAGTACTTTCACTTGTACCGGCGCTAATTATCTCATAACCTTTTGTCCATCTCCTAACACCAG CCAAAAGTCATCATCGACTGGTGGGCAAAATCAAAATGAAGAACCTGAAGATAATAACCAAAGCAACAACAATGTACCATCTACGATCAACGGCTCTATGGTGTACGATGGTGCATGGGATATCAGCAGTGCATCATCAAGCACGTGCGCGCACGTGTTTAGGTCACCGGCCATGGCCGGTTCCATCGTCATGTTGACTGCCATCTGCCAATTGCGTCACCTCTTCTAA
- the LOC107785365 gene encoding uncharacterized protein LOC107785365, which yields MAHVVKPLMNWPKWHHYLYVRASFVHLVQSPIPLFSSSNVRQPPLSTASHSAFRQAHFRSGAAVKSRDTLLPPDPYESESDSDGKTRKSRNEKKREARRAVRWAMDLAKFSPPQIKHILRVASTEQEVLDAVLLVKRLGPDVREGKRRQFNYIGRLLREVDPELMDGLIQATKDGDQTKFQALSGSELSATEDVDEEVEETEYEDDEDDSEDDIALADRWFDGLIDKDADITKEIYSLTEVDFDRQELRGLVRKVQSIREQRSNSDEDDEGKVNSDIVRAERSLTRFLRGLAKQLSAE from the exons ATGGCTCATGTAGTTAAGCCTCTAATGAATTGGCCAAAATGGCATCACTATTTATACGTTCGCGCCTCATTCGTTCACCTGGTTCAATCACCAATTCCACTCTTCTCGAGCAGTAACGTCCGTCAACCGCCGTTATCCACGGCATCACATTCCGCTTTCCGGCAAGCTCATTTTCGTTCCGGCGCCGCCGTTAAATCGCGTGATACTTTATTACCTCCGGATCCCTATGAGAGTGAGAGTGATTCCGATGGAAAAACAAGGAAGAGTCGCAACGAGAAGAAGCGTGAAGCTCGTCGCGCTGTTCGGTGGGCCATGGATTTAGCTAAGTTCTCTCCTCCTCAAATTAAGCACATTCTCAG AGTGGCTTCGACGGAGCAAGAGGTATTGGATGCCGTCCTGCTAGTCAAG AGACTAGGTCCTGACGTTCGAGAAGGAAAGCGTAGACAATTTAATTACATAG GTAGATTATTGCGGGAAGTTGATCCTGAATTGATGGATGGTTTAATTCAGGCAACAAAAGATGGAGACCAAACTAAATTTCAGGCTTTATCTGGTTCGGAACTTTCGGCTACTGAAGATGTTGATGAGGAAGTTGAAGAGACTGAATATGAGGATGACGAAGAT GATTCTGAGGACGATATTGCTTTAGCTGATAGGTGGTTTGATGGCTTGATAGATAAGGACGCTGACATCACAAAAGAAATCTATTCTCTAACTGAGGTTGACTTTGATCGCCAG GAGTTACGTGGTCTTGTTAGGAAAGTACAATCAATACGAGAACAACGGAGCAATTCAGACGAGGATGATGAAGGAAAAGTAAACAGTGATATTGTCCGTGCAGAAAGGTCCCTCACCCGTTTCCTTCGAGGTCTAGCCAAGCAGCTTTCAGCTGAATAG